A single genomic interval of Montipora foliosa isolate CH-2021 unplaced genomic scaffold, ASM3666993v2 scaffold_396, whole genome shotgun sequence harbors:
- the LOC137987958 gene encoding uncharacterized protein — protein MPLRKLCKQTSKRASKALFVLPEEKKTGIAPTRFIVEKDIDYREGLTVHVNWEGKRVEAEILALSDDDKVLLEKDLDWSRKNVPVEISQDSEEPPQRCPQKKSASVDIQRDNTENGIPGSDDPYNRFWQVRGSERLNGKKFVSPRRSKLRHLYQRP, from the exons ATGCCTCTCCGAAAACTATGCAAGCAAACAAGCAAACGAGCCTCGAAGGCGTTATTTGTCCtccctgaagaaaaaaaaactggcaTCGCGCCCACACGTTTCATTGTGGAGAAAGATATTGACTACAGGGAAGGACTTACTGTCCATGTCAATTGGGAAGGAAAGAGAGTTGAAGCGGAGATCCTTGCTCTAAGTG ATGATGACAAAGTTCTCTTGGAAAAAGACTTGGACTGGTCCAGAAAAAATGTTCCCGTTGAAATCAGTCAAGATTCTGAAGAGCCACCTCAAAGATGTCCACAAAAGAAG AGTGCTTCCGTCGACATACAAAGAGATAATACCGAAAATGGCATTCCAGGGAGTGACGACCCGTACAACCGTTTTTGGCAGGTCAGAGGAAGCGAGAGATTGAATGGAAAGAAGTTCGTAAGTCCAAGAAGGTCAAAGTTGCGGCACCTATACCAGCGCCCATAG